The DNA sequence GTATGCGTAGAAAAAATAATCATAAAATGAATAATAATAACAATAGCGGCAATAATAATGGCCGTCGTCGTTATCGTAATAACAGCGATAATAATTCGGGAAAAATTAAGAATGTGTCGGCTAGCCGCGATAAGTTTCTGAACATGGCGCGGGACGCTATGGCATCAGGCGATCGTGTAGAGGCAGAAAACTATTTGCAACATGCAGAGCATTACTACCGTGTGCTTAGTGTGCTGCAAGAAGAAGATTCGCGCAGTCGCCCGCCACGGGATGACAATAATCCGAACCAGAACAGCGATAACGCTGCAAACAACGCTTCTTCAAATGAAGATAATAGCGATAAAGATAACCGCGGAAACAAAGCGGCAGAGAGCAATGCGGATGACGCGTTGAAAATGGCCAGCTAAAGTGGCCACCGCGCTTTCCCGAATGCGAGAGCAAAGCGCTTAAATTGTACACTGTTGAGATTATGCCCGCCCCTGCTT is a window from the Alphaproteobacteria bacterium genome containing:
- a CDS encoding DUF4167 domain-containing protein; this translates as MRRKNNHKMNNNNNSGNNNGRRRYRNNSDNNSGKIKNVSASRDKFLNMARDAMASGDRVEAENYLQHAEHYYRVLSVLQEEDSRSRPPRDDNNPNQNSDNAANNASSNEDNSDKDNRGNKAAESNADDALKMAS